In Pseudoliparis swirei isolate HS2019 ecotype Mariana Trench chromosome 9, NWPU_hadal_v1, whole genome shotgun sequence, a genomic segment contains:
- the pex10 gene encoding peroxisome biogenesis factor 10 isoform X2 produces the protein MPLAPANQSQLIRSSQKDEYYQTFLRNNANEAFQTLAGSKRWLDWRREIELLSDLAYYGLTTFSGYQTLGEEYVNMVQVDPTKRRVPSPARRGLFILYRAYVPYLADKVLVCLENELECGEESVGGAGWRRRRGAASGPRWSLEAWLRRWMRRAAALLSEPQRRACVPAVFALRQGLTLMHRLHAAMFYIGGSFYHLSKRAAGISYLRVIGLGGDPDESVGSSFRLLGALSLLQLLVTVCLQLNAFRRKQRARQEWKLYRNLSPQRAPRAGARAAGCILCLEERRHSTATPCGHLFCWECITEWCNTKVRLT, from the exons ATGCCGCTCGCTCCCGCGAACCAGTCCCAGTTGATTCGGTCCAGTCAGAAGGACGAATATTATCAAACCTTCCTGAGGAACAACGCCAACGAAGCCTTTCAGACACTCGCTG GATCCAAAAGATGGCTggactggaggagagagatcgaGCTGCTGTCGGACCTCGCGTACTACGGTCTGACCACGTTCTCAG GATACCAGACGCTGGGCGAGGAATACGTCAACATGGTGCAGGTGGACCCCACTAAGCGCCGGGTCCCCTCCCCCGCCAGGCGGggcctcttcatcctctaccGCGCCTACGTCCCGTACCTGGCGGACAAGGTGCTGGTGTGCCTGGAGAACGAGCTGGAATGCGGAGAGGAGAGCGTCGGCGGCGccgggtggcggcggcggcggggggcggCGTCCGGGCCGCGCTGGAGCCTGGAGGCGTGGCTGAGGAGGTGGATGCGGAGGGCGGCGGCGCTGCTGTCGGAGCCCCAGAGGAGAGCGTGCGTGCCGGCCGTGTTCGCCCTGCGCCAGGGGTTGACCCTCATGCACCGGCTCCACGCCGCCATGTTCTACATCGGCGGCTCCTTCTATCACCTGTCCAAGAGGGCGGCCGGTATCAGCTAT ctgcgtgTGATCGGACTCGGCGGCGACCCCGATGAGAGCGTAGGGAGCAGCTTCCGCCTGCTGGGGGCGCTGtcgctcctccagctgctcgtCACCGTGTGCCTGCAGCTCAACGCCTTCAGACGGAAGCAGAGAGCTCGGCAGGAGTGGAAGCTCTACAGGAACCTCAG TCCTCAGCGCGCTCCCCGAGCCGGAGCCCGAGCCGCCGGCTGCATCCTCTGCCTGGAGGAGCGGAGGCACTCCACCGCCACGCCCTGCGGACACCTGTTCTGCTGGGAGTGCATCACGGAGTGGTGCAACACCAAGGTCAGGCTCACGTAA
- the pex10 gene encoding peroxisome biogenesis factor 10 isoform X1 — protein sequence MPLAPANQSQLIRSSQKDEYYQTFLRNNANEAFQTLAGSKRWLDWRREIELLSDLAYYGLTTFSGYQTLGEEYVNMVQVDPTKRRVPSPARRGLFILYRAYVPYLADKVLVCLENELECGEESVGGAGWRRRRGAASGPRWSLEAWLRRWMRRAAALLSEPQRRACVPAVFALRQGLTLMHRLHAAMFYIGGSFYHLSKRAAGISYLRVIGLGGDPDESVGSSFRLLGALSLLQLLVTVCLQLNAFRRKQRARQEWKLYRNLSPQRAPRAGARAAGCILCLEERRHSTATPCGHLFCWECITEWCNTKAECPLCREKFQPHRLVYLRNYS from the exons ATGCCGCTCGCTCCCGCGAACCAGTCCCAGTTGATTCGGTCCAGTCAGAAGGACGAATATTATCAAACCTTCCTGAGGAACAACGCCAACGAAGCCTTTCAGACACTCGCTG GATCCAAAAGATGGCTggactggaggagagagatcgaGCTGCTGTCGGACCTCGCGTACTACGGTCTGACCACGTTCTCAG GATACCAGACGCTGGGCGAGGAATACGTCAACATGGTGCAGGTGGACCCCACTAAGCGCCGGGTCCCCTCCCCCGCCAGGCGGggcctcttcatcctctaccGCGCCTACGTCCCGTACCTGGCGGACAAGGTGCTGGTGTGCCTGGAGAACGAGCTGGAATGCGGAGAGGAGAGCGTCGGCGGCGccgggtggcggcggcggcggggggcggCGTCCGGGCCGCGCTGGAGCCTGGAGGCGTGGCTGAGGAGGTGGATGCGGAGGGCGGCGGCGCTGCTGTCGGAGCCCCAGAGGAGAGCGTGCGTGCCGGCCGTGTTCGCCCTGCGCCAGGGGTTGACCCTCATGCACCGGCTCCACGCCGCCATGTTCTACATCGGCGGCTCCTTCTATCACCTGTCCAAGAGGGCGGCCGGTATCAGCTAT ctgcgtgTGATCGGACTCGGCGGCGACCCCGATGAGAGCGTAGGGAGCAGCTTCCGCCTGCTGGGGGCGCTGtcgctcctccagctgctcgtCACCGTGTGCCTGCAGCTCAACGCCTTCAGACGGAAGCAGAGAGCTCGGCAGGAGTGGAAGCTCTACAGGAACCTCAG TCCTCAGCGCGCTCCCCGAGCCGGAGCCCGAGCCGCCGGCTGCATCCTCTGCCTGGAGGAGCGGAGGCACTCCACCGCCACGCCCTGCGGACACCTGTTCTGCTGGGAGTGCATCACGGAGTGGTGCAACACCAAG GCCGAGTGCCCCCTGTGTCGGGAGAAGTTCCAGCCGCACCGACTGGTGTACCTGAGGAACTACAGCTAG